The following are encoded together in the Culex pipiens pallens isolate TS chromosome 1, TS_CPP_V2, whole genome shotgun sequence genome:
- the LOC120413469 gene encoding uncharacterized protein K02A2.6-like, which translates to MTDPDLKNAILRLTDILAKQQETLERLQNPGHPAGGAERIVESLASGIQEFQYDPDAVVFFDGWYGRYEDVFTKDGKDLDDPARVRLLLRKLSTPVHEKYTNTVLPNHPRDFTLAQTVAKLKKLFGRQKSVFHARYQCLQYAKNDADDFTTYAATVNKHCEAFQLSKLSSDQFKALRFVCGLQSPRDADIRARLISKLEADETAAVEAAAAGAAAGDAGAAGVAARSRVTLENLVEECHRVANLKQDTLMVENKDARNVNIVSRNQKKPASQGKPKTPKTPCWKCGDNHYVRECPFASHTCSRCKQQGHKEGYCSSNKPTTSKQTKPKENVRSKGIFTVCNIGSKRKFVPVELNGTAVKLQHDSASDITIISQETWTSIGQPAARPTDESAVTASGSGLNLLAEFQTEITIGGVTKRGRIFISDSAELNVLGIETMDLFDLWSIPINNLVNAVHQRPDQVIEQLKQQFPEVFRSTLGRCTKAQVKLYLKPDARPTYCPKRPVAYAALPKVDAELQRLQDNGIISPVQFSDWAAPIVVVRKADNVSVRICGDYSTGLNNALESDRHPLPHPDDLFAELAGAHFFTHLDLSDAYLQVEVEEESRKLLTVNTHRGLFQYNRLPPGVKPAPGAFQRITNSMVAGIPGVKTYLDDILIAGRTREDHDRSLRAVLERVREYGFHLRIEKCRFALPQIKFLGHIVDKDGIRPDPSKTEAIAQMQPPKDVQQLRSYLGAINYYGRFVKQMKQLRAPLDNLLKKDAPWRWSAECQKSFEQFKAILLSDLLLTHYDPSKEIVVAADASKYGLGAVIMHRFPSGQVKAIAHASRSLTPAEMNYGQVEKEALALVFAVTRFYKMLYGSHFLLKTDHQPLLKVFGSTKGIPVYTANRIQRWALTFLLYDFDIQHVSTTAFGYADFLSRLMSSQSRPDEDYVIAAVYVESEARAILDDSISNLPVTHKMIVAETRKDPVLQQVVSFLNEGWPASAKLIADPDVRKFFARRDGLQVVDDCVMFGDRIVVPLKFRKRIIRQLHRGHPGMDRMKSLARSYVYWPNVDDDVVQFVRQCKPCAAAAKSPTKATLESWPLPDRPWQRVHIDYAGPVDGYYYFVIVDAYSKWPEIFRTRAKTATATLDMLRETCSRYGNPDVLVSDNGTQFTSGQFEEFCRANGVTHLRTAPYHPQSNGQAERFVDSLKRGLKKLSEGEGSPTLEHLQTFLSVYRSTPNRNTPNMTSPAEAFLGRPVRTTLDLLKMPVPATPVAVNHKQNEQFNRRHGAVKREFMDDDLVYAEYHQRNTKSWIPGRVVERKGSVNYIVQLDLEGRQRIVSSHVNQLRPRYDAEVPDQVQQRLPWEILIEEARPMLLADQEEHEAPIEIDIPVPDSPAAPALPGTEDPLEGGSGTNHYVLPEEDAVPADKPVTPPKPPTPVLPVGPRRPIRPSRIPRWLNLYDIS; encoded by the coding sequence ATGACCGATCCGGACTTGAAGAACGCGATTTTGCGGCTGACGGACATATTGGCCAAGCAGCAGGAGACCCTCGAACGGTTGCAGAACCCGGGTCATCCGGCTGGCGGCGCAGAACGGATCGTCGAGTCGCTGGCAAGCGGAATTCAAGAGTTCCAGTACGATCCGGATGCCGTAGTCTTCTTCGATGGCTGGTACGGGAGGTACGAGGACGTTTTCACCAAGGACGGCAAGGACCTCGACGACCCCGCTCGTGTGAGGTTGCTTCTACGGAAGCTCAGCACGCCCGTCCACGAAAAGTACACCAACACGGTTCTTCCCAACCATCCCCGGGATTTCACGCTGGCGCAGACCGTCGCGAAGCTCAAGAAGCTCTTCGGCCGGCAGAAATCCGTTTTCCACGCCCGTTACCAGTGCTTGCAGTACGCCAAGAACGACGCGGATGACTTCACGACCTATGCTGCCACGGTGAACAAACACTGTGAAGCGTTCCAGCTCTCCAAGCTTTCCTCGGACCAGTTCAAAGCGCTCCGGTTCGTCTGTGGACTCCAATCGCCACGGGACGCGGACATACGAGCCCGACTGATCTCCAAGCTAGAAGCCGACGAAACCGCAGCTGTCGAAGCAGCCGCAGCAGGCGCTGCCGCCGGCGACGCTGGCGCAGCAGGCGTTGCTGCCCGAAGCAGGGTGACCCTGGAGAACCTCGTGGAAGAGTGCCACCGTGTGGCCAACCTGAAGCAGGACACGCTGATGGTGGAGAACAAGGATGCACGCAACGTCAACATTGTGTCTCGCAACCAGAAGAAGCCTGCCTCGCAGGGGAAACCAAAAACCCCGAAAACGCCCTGTTGGAAGTGCGGGGACAACCACTACGTTCGAGAGTGTCCGTTCGCTTCGCACACCTGTTCCAGATGCAAGCAACAAGGACACAAAGAGGGCTATTGCTCCAGCAACAAGCCCACCACCTCGAAGCAGACGAAGCCCAAGGAGAACGTGAGGTCGAAAGGTATCTTCACGGTCTGCAACATCGGAAGCAAGCGTAAGTTCGTTCCGGTCGAGCTCAACGGCACAGCAGTCAAGCTCCAGCACGACTCGGCGTCCGACATCACCATCATTTCGCAAGAAACATGGACCAGCATCGGACAGCCAGCCGCTCGACCCACCGACGAATCTGCTGTCACGGCTTCCGGAAGCGGCCTCAACCTTCTCGCCGAGTTCCAGACCGAGATCACCATCGGAGGCGTCACCAAGCGTGGACGCATCTTCATCTCGGACAGCGCCGAACTCAACGTCCTTGGCATCGAGACGATGGATCTTTTCGATCTGTGGTCTATTCCGATCAACAACTTGGTCAACGCCGTGCACCAACGCCCCGACCAAGTCATCGAGCAACTCAAGCAGCAGTTTCCGGAGGTGTTCCGAAGCACGCTGGGTAGATGCACCAAAGCGCAGGTGAAGCTGTACCTCAAGCCCGACGCACGTCCAACATACTGCCCGAAGCGACCAGTGGCGTACGCCGCTCTTCCGAAGGTGGACGCAGAACTGCAGCGGCTCCAGGACAACGGTATCATCTCGCCAGTTCAATTCTCGGACTGGGCAGCTCCGATAGTCGTCGTGCGCAAGGCGGACAACGTCTCCGTCAGGATTTGCGGTGACTATTCGACGGGGCTGAACAACGCGCTTGAATCTGACCGTCACCCGCTGCCTCACCCCGACGACCTCTTCGCGGAACTGGCTGGCGCACACTTCTTCACACATCTCGATTTGTCTGACGCCTACCTGCAGGTCGAGGTCGAAGAGGAATCGCGCAAGCTGCTCACCGTGAACACGCATCGTGGCCTTTTCCAGTACAACCGACTGCCGCCTGGAGTCAAGCCGGCGCCTGGAGCCTTCCAGCGCATCACCAACAGCATGGTTGCCGGCATTCCTGGAGTCAAGACGTACCTGGACGACATCCTCATCGCTGGCCGCACCAGAGAGGATCACGATCGCAGTCTTCGCGCTGTTCTCGAGCGCGTGCGTGAGTATGGCTTTCACTTACGCATCGAAAAGTGCCGTTTCGCCCTGCCACAGATCAAGTTCCTCGGACACATCGTGGACAAAGACGGCATTCGGCCCGATCCATCCAAGACGGAGGCCATCGCCCAGATGCAGCCGCCGAAGGATGTCCAGCAGCTGAGGTCCTACCTCGGCGCAATCAACTACTACGGACGGTTCGTGAAGCAGATGAAGCAGCTCCGGGCTCCCCTGGACAACCTGCTCAAGAAGGACGCACCCTGGCGCTGGTCCGCAGAATGCCAGAAATCGTTCGAGCAGTTCAAGGCCATCCTGCTTTCCGATCTGCTGCTCACCCACTATGACCCGTCCAAGGAGATCGTTGTCGCAGCAGATGCATCGAAGTACGGCCTCGGCGCCGTCATCATGCACCGATTCCCGTCCGGTCAGGTGAAGGCCATCGCGCACGCCTCTCGCTCACTGACGCCAGCGGAGATGAACTACGGACAAGTGGAAAAGGAAGCCCTGGCCTTGGTTTTCGCTGTCACGCGATTCTACAAGATGCTGTACGGAAGCCACTTCCTCCTGAAAACCGACCATCAACCGCTGCTCAAGGTATTCGGCTCGACGAAAGGCATTCCTGTCTACACGGCGAATCGTATTCAACGCTGGGCCTTGACGTTCCTGCTGTACGACTTCGACATTCAGCACGTTTCGACGACGGCTTTCGGATACGCTGATTTCCTCTCCCGGCTGATGTCATCCCAAAGCCGGCCAGACGAGGATTACGTGATTGCCGCCGTCTACGTCGAATCCGAAGCCAGAGCCATCCTCGACGACTCAATCAGCAACCTTCCAGTCACTCATAAGATGATCGTGGCTGAGACGCGAAAGGATCCAGTTCTCCAGCAAGTGGTGAGTTTCCTCAACGAAGGTTGGCCAGCGAGCGCCAAGCTGATTGCTGACCCTGACGTCAGAAAGTTCTTCGCTCGGCGCGATGGACTCCAAGTCGTCGACGACTGTGTGATGTTCGGCGATCGGATCGTCGTGCCCCTCAAGTTCCGCAAACGGATCATTCGCCAACTGCATCGCGGACACCCAGGGATGGACCGCATGAAGTCTCTGGCCCGCAGCTACGTTTACTGGCCGAACGTAGACGACGATGTGGTGCAGTTTGTTCGCCAGTGCAAACCGTGCGCTGCTGCAGCGAAATCCCCGACGAAGGCGACCCTCGAGTCGTGGCCTCTCCCGGACAGGCCGTGGCAACGTGTCCACATCGACTACGCTGGACCAGTCGATGGTTACTACTACTTCGTCATCGTGGATGCCTACTCCAAGTGGCCCGAGATCTTCCGCACTCGTGCCAAAACCGCAACTGCAACCCTGGACATGCTTCGTGAGACCTGTTCCCGTTACGGCAACCCGGACGTCCTGGTCTCAGACAACGGAACGCAGTTCACCAGCGGGCAGTTCGAGGAGTTTTGCCGTGCAAATGGTGTCACCCACCTCCGCACTGCGCCCTATCACCCGCAGTCAAACGGCCAAGCGGAGCGATTCGTTGACTCACTCAAACGTGGCCTCAAGAAGTTGAGTGAGGGGGAAGGCTCGCCCACACTGGAGCACTTGCAAACGTTCTTGTCGGTGTACCGTTCCACGCCCAATCGGAACACACCGAACATGACGTCTCCAGCTGAAGCATTCCTTGGACGACCGGTGCGCACCACACTGGACCTGCTGAAGATGCCTGTTCCTGCCACACCGGTCGCCGTCAACCACAAGCAGAACGAGCAGTTCAACCGTCGGCATGGAGCCGTCAAGCGCGAGTTCATGGACGATGACCTGGTCTACGCCGAGTACCACCAGCGCAACACCAAGTCCTGGATTCCCGGCCGTGTCGTCGAACGGAAAGGTTCCGTCAACTACATCGTGCAGCTGGACCTGGAAGGAAGACAGAGGATCGTGAGTTCGCACGTCAACCAGTTACGCCCTCGCTACGATGCTGAAGTTCCTGACCAAGTCCAACAACGTCTACCGTGGGAGATCCTGATCGAAGAAGCTCGACCGATGCTGCTAGCCGACCAGGAAGAACATGAAGCTCCCATCGAGATCGACATTCCTGTTCCGGACAGTCCCGCAGCACCGGCCCTGCCTGGAACCGAAGATCCACTGGAAGGTGGATCTGGCACAAACCACTATGTGCTGCCTGAAGAAGATGCCGTACCCGCCGACAAGCCCGTAACGCCGCCGAAGCCGCCGACACCGGTACTTCCTGTTGGTCCACGACGTCCCATTCGACCATCCAGAATTCCACGGTGGCTGAATTTGTACGACATCTCTTAA